A DNA window from Enterobacter asburiae contains the following coding sequences:
- the hpaE gene encoding 5-carboxymethyl-2-hydroxymuconate semialdehyde dehydrogenase encodes MKKINHWINGKNVAGSEYFHTTNPASGEVLAEVAAGGEAEVHQAVAAAKEAFPKWANLPMKERARLMRRLGDLIDQNVPEIAAMETADTGLPIHQTKNVLIPRASHNFEFFAEVCQQMNGKTYPVDDKMLNYTLVQPVGVCALVSPWNVPFMTATWKVAPCLALGNTAVLKMSELSPLTADRLGELALEAGIPAGVLNVVQGYGATAGDALVRHHDVRAVSFTGGTATGRNIMKNAGLKKYSMELGGKSPVLIFEDADIERALDAALFTIFSINGERCTAGSRIFIQQSIYPEFVKRFAERANRLRVGDPTDPNTQIGALISKQHWEKVSGYIRLGIEEGATLLAGGPDKPTDLPAHLKGGNFLRPTVLADVDNRMRVAQEEIFGPVACLLPFKDEAEGLRLANDVEYGLASYIWTQDVSKVLRLARNIEAGMVFVNTQNVRDLRQPFGGVKASGTGREGGEYSFEVFAEMKNVCISMGDHPIPKWGI; translated from the coding sequence ATGAAAAAGATTAACCACTGGATCAACGGTAAAAACGTCGCCGGAAGCGAGTACTTCCACACTACCAACCCGGCCTCCGGCGAGGTATTAGCGGAAGTCGCCGCCGGCGGTGAAGCTGAAGTTCACCAGGCCGTCGCCGCCGCCAAAGAGGCGTTCCCGAAATGGGCCAACCTGCCGATGAAGGAGCGCGCGCGCCTGATGCGTCGTCTGGGTGACCTGATCGACCAGAACGTGCCCGAGATCGCCGCCATGGAAACCGCCGACACCGGCCTGCCGATCCACCAGACCAAAAACGTGCTGATCCCGCGCGCCTCACACAACTTCGAGTTCTTCGCCGAGGTGTGCCAGCAGATGAACGGCAAAACCTACCCGGTCGACGACAAGATGCTCAACTACACCCTGGTGCAGCCGGTGGGCGTCTGCGCGCTGGTGTCGCCGTGGAACGTGCCGTTTATGACCGCCACCTGGAAGGTCGCGCCGTGCCTGGCACTCGGAAACACCGCGGTGCTGAAGATGTCTGAACTCTCCCCGCTGACCGCCGACCGTCTGGGCGAGCTGGCGCTGGAGGCGGGCATTCCGGCGGGCGTGCTCAACGTGGTGCAGGGCTACGGCGCGACGGCAGGCGACGCGCTGGTGCGCCATCACGACGTGCGCGCCGTCTCCTTCACCGGCGGCACCGCCACCGGACGCAACATCATGAAAAACGCCGGGCTGAAGAAATACTCCATGGAGCTGGGCGGCAAATCTCCGGTGCTGATTTTTGAAGATGCCGACATCGAGCGCGCGCTGGACGCCGCCCTGTTCACCATCTTCTCCATCAACGGCGAGCGCTGCACCGCCGGCTCGCGCATCTTCATCCAGCAGAGCATCTACCCGGAATTCGTGAAGCGCTTTGCCGAGCGCGCCAACCGCCTGCGCGTGGGCGACCCGACCGATCCGAACACCCAGATCGGCGCACTCATCAGCAAGCAGCACTGGGAGAAAGTCTCCGGCTACATCCGCCTCGGCATTGAAGAGGGTGCAACCCTACTGGCGGGCGGCCCGGACAAACCGACCGACCTGCCTGCGCACCTGAAGGGCGGCAATTTCCTGCGACCAACCGTGCTGGCGGACGTCGACAACCGCATGCGCGTGGCGCAGGAGGAGATCTTCGGGCCGGTGGCCTGCCTGCTGCCGTTTAAGGACGAAGCGGAAGGCCTGCGCCTGGCCAACGACGTGGAGTACGGCCTGGCGTCGTACATCTGGACCCAGGACGTCAGCAAAGTGCTGCGCCTGGCGCGGAATATCGAAGCGGGGATGGTGTTCGTCAACACCCAGAACGTGCGCGACCTGCGCCAGCCGTTTGGCGGCGTGAAGGCCTCCGGCACCGGCCGCGAGGGCGGTGAGTACAGCTTCGAGGTGTTCGCGGAGATGAAGAACGTCTGCATCTCCATGGGCGACCATCCGATTCCAAAGTGGGGGATCTGA
- the hpaD gene encoding 3,4-dihydroxyphenylacetate 2,3-dioxygenase yields MGKLALAAKITHVPSMYLSELPGKNHGCRQSAIDGHKEISKRCRELGVDTIIVFDTHWLVNSAYHINCADHFAGVYTSNELPHFIRDMTYDYDGNPALGQLIADEAVKLGVRAKAHNIPSLKLEYGTLVPMRYMNADKHFKVVSISAFCTVHDFADSRRLGEAIVSAIEKYDGTVAVLASGSLSHRFIDDQRAEEGMNSYTREFDRQMDERVVKLWREGQFKEFCSMLPEYADYCYGEGNMHDTVMLLGMLGWDKYDGKVEFLTELFASSGTGQVNAVFPLPA; encoded by the coding sequence ATGGGTAAATTAGCGTTAGCGGCAAAAATCACTCACGTTCCGTCGATGTACCTCTCCGAGCTGCCGGGGAAAAACCACGGCTGCCGCCAGTCGGCCATCGACGGGCATAAAGAAATCAGCAAGCGCTGCCGCGAGCTGGGCGTGGACACCATCATCGTGTTCGACACCCACTGGCTGGTGAACAGCGCGTACCACATCAACTGTGCGGACCATTTTGCGGGCGTCTACACCAGCAACGAGCTGCCGCACTTTATCCGCGACATGACCTACGACTACGACGGCAACCCGGCGCTCGGCCAGCTGATCGCCGACGAGGCGGTGAAGCTCGGCGTGCGCGCCAAAGCGCACAACATCCCGAGCCTCAAGCTGGAGTACGGCACGCTGGTGCCGATGCGCTACATGAACGCGGATAAACACTTCAAAGTGGTCTCCATCTCGGCGTTCTGCACGGTCCACGACTTCGCCGACAGCCGCAGGCTGGGCGAGGCCATCGTCAGCGCCATCGAAAAATACGACGGCACCGTGGCGGTGCTCGCCAGCGGCTCGCTGTCGCACCGCTTTATCGACGACCAGCGCGCGGAGGAAGGGATGAACAGCTACACCCGCGAGTTCGACCGCCAGATGGACGAACGCGTGGTGAAGCTGTGGCGCGAGGGGCAGTTCAAAGAGTTTTGCAGCATGCTGCCGGAGTACGCCGACTACTGCTACGGCGAGGGCAACATGCACGACACGGTGATGCTGCTGGGGATGCTCGGCTGGGACAAATACGACGGCAAGGTGGAGTTCCTCACCGAGCTGTTCGCCAGCTCCGGCACCGGCCAGGTTAACGCCGTTTTCCCGCTGCCCGCGTAA
- the hpaX gene encoding 4-hydroxyphenylacetate permease, whose translation MTTSTLQTHDNKAVEHRAINKLFRRLIVFLFILFVFSFLDRINIGFAGLTMGKDLGLTSTMFGLAATLFYVTYVLCGIPSNIMLAKIGARRWIAGIMVVWGIASTCTMFATSPETLYVLRMLVGIAEAGFLPGILVYLTWWFPAYHRARANALFMIAMPVTMMLGSILSGYILAMDGLWNLKGWQWLFLLEGLPSVVLGVVTWFYLNDTPDQATWLDDDEKQALKTMIAREQEVAIAQSVTPRSTLREVLTPAVLLYTLAYFCLTNTLSAINIWTPQILQSFNTGSSNIVIGLLAAIPQFCTILGMIWWSRRSDRLKERKKHTILPYLFAAAGWMLASATDHSLIQLLGIIMASTGSFTAMAIFWTTPDRVISLQSRAVALAVINAIGNVGSAVSPLLIGILRDATGSFSSGLWFVAGLLVVGALVLTRIPMTQRDQQRNEHVPEPYRQH comes from the coding sequence ATGACGACCTCTACCCTGCAAACCCATGATAATAAAGCTGTTGAACATCGCGCCATTAACAAGCTGTTCCGACGCCTGATCGTCTTTCTCTTTATCCTGTTTGTCTTTTCGTTTCTCGATCGTATCAACATCGGCTTTGCCGGGCTGACGATGGGCAAAGATCTGGGCCTCACGTCGACCATGTTTGGCCTGGCCGCGACGCTGTTTTACGTCACCTACGTGCTGTGCGGGATCCCGAGCAACATCATGCTGGCGAAGATCGGCGCGCGGCGCTGGATCGCCGGGATCATGGTGGTGTGGGGCATCGCCTCCACCTGCACCATGTTTGCCACCAGCCCTGAAACGCTCTACGTTCTGCGCATGCTGGTGGGCATTGCCGAAGCGGGCTTCCTGCCGGGGATTTTGGTCTACCTCACATGGTGGTTCCCGGCCTATCACCGCGCCCGCGCCAACGCGCTGTTTATGATCGCCATGCCGGTGACCATGATGCTCGGCTCGATCCTCTCCGGCTACATTCTGGCGATGGATGGGCTGTGGAACCTGAAGGGCTGGCAGTGGCTGTTCCTGCTGGAGGGGCTGCCGTCGGTGGTGCTCGGCGTGGTGACCTGGTTTTATCTCAACGACACGCCGGATCAAGCTACCTGGCTCGACGACGACGAAAAGCAGGCGCTGAAAACGATGATCGCCCGCGAGCAGGAGGTCGCCATTGCACAGTCCGTCACGCCGCGATCGACGCTGCGCGAAGTGCTGACCCCGGCGGTGCTGCTCTACACGCTGGCCTACTTCTGCCTGACCAACACGCTCAGCGCCATCAACATCTGGACGCCGCAGATCCTGCAAAGCTTCAACACGGGGAGCAGCAATATCGTCATCGGTCTGCTGGCGGCGATCCCGCAGTTTTGCACCATTCTCGGGATGATCTGGTGGAGCCGACGCTCCGACAGGCTGAAAGAGCGAAAAAAGCACACCATCCTGCCGTACCTCTTCGCCGCGGCGGGATGGATGCTGGCCTCGGCCACCGATCACAGCCTGATCCAGCTGCTTGGCATCATTATGGCCTCAACCGGATCCTTTACCGCCATGGCGATATTCTGGACCACGCCGGATCGGGTGATTAGCCTGCAGTCCCGCGCGGTGGCGCTGGCGGTGATCAACGCCATCGGCAACGTCGGATCCGCCGTCAGCCCGCTGCTGATCGGCATTCTGCGCGACGCGACCGGCAGCTTCAGCTCCGGGCTGTGGTTTGTGGCCGGGCTGCTGGTGGTCGGCGCGCTGGTGCTGACGCGCATCCCGATGACGCAGCGGGATCAACAGAGGAACGAGCATGTGCCAGAGCCCTATCGCCAACATTGA
- a CDS encoding 4-hydroxyphenylacetate 3-monooxygenase reductase subunit, producing the protein MHSDEQRLRFRDAMSSLSAAVNVITTEGEAGRCGITATAVCSVTDTPPSVMVCINANSAMNPVFQGNGRLCVNVLNHEQEIMARHFAGMTGMTMEERFALSCWQKGPLAQPVLKGALASLEGEISQVQTIGTHLVYLVEVKNIILSDAGHGLIYFKRRFHPVMLEAEAAV; encoded by the coding sequence ATGCATTCAGATGAACAACGCCTGCGTTTTCGCGACGCGATGAGTAGCCTGTCGGCGGCGGTTAATGTGATCACCACCGAGGGCGAGGCGGGCCGCTGCGGCATTACCGCTACCGCCGTCTGTTCGGTCACGGACACCCCGCCGTCGGTTATGGTGTGCATCAACGCCAACAGCGCCATGAACCCGGTATTTCAGGGTAACGGCAGACTGTGCGTTAACGTACTGAACCACGAACAGGAGATCATGGCTCGCCATTTCGCCGGGATGACCGGTATGACGATGGAGGAGCGCTTTGCCCTCTCCTGCTGGCAGAAAGGGCCGCTGGCGCAGCCGGTGCTCAAGGGCGCTCTCGCCAGCCTTGAGGGCGAGATTAGCCAGGTGCAAACCATCGGCACGCATCTTGTCTACCTTGTTGAAGTTAAGAACATTATTCTGAGTGACGCGGGACACGGTCTGATCTACTTCAAGCGCCGTTTCCATCCGGTCATGCTGGAGGCGGAAGCCGCCGTGTGA
- a CDS encoding 5-carboxymethyl-2-hydroxymuconate Delta-isomerase, translating to MPHFIAECTDNIREQADLPGLFAKVNEALAATGIFPIGGIRSRAHWLDTWQMADGRHDYAFVHMTLKIGSGRSLESREAVGEMLFALIKAHFAELMADRYLALSFELDELHPTLNYKQNNVHALFK from the coding sequence ATGCCGCACTTTATTGCTGAATGTACCGACAACATCCGCGAGCAGGCCGACCTGCCGGGGCTGTTTGCCAAAGTGAATGAGGCGCTGGCCGCCACGGGCATCTTCCCCATCGGCGGCATCCGCAGCCGCGCCCACTGGCTGGACACCTGGCAGATGGCCGACGGCAGGCACGATTACGCCTTTGTGCATATGACGCTGAAGATTGGCTCCGGGCGCAGCCTGGAGAGCCGGGAAGCCGTGGGGGAGATGCTGTTTGCGCTGATCAAGGCACATTTCGCGGAGCTGATGGCCGACCGCTATCTGGCGCTGTCGTTCGAGCTCGACGAGCTGCACCCAACGCTCAATTACAAACAGAACAACGTGCACGCGTTGTTTAAGTAA
- the hpaG gene encoding 4-hydroxyphenylacetate degradation bifunctional isomerase/decarboxylase: MKGTVFAVALNHQSQREAWREAFEKAPYNTPPKTAVWFIKPHNTVIRAGEPIPFPHGETVLSGATVALVVGKTASKVRVEDAAEYIAGYALANEVSLPEESFYRPAIKAKCRDGFCPLGELVAVDNVDNLTIITEINGREADHWSTADLQRSAAELLSALSEFATLNPGDAILLGTPQSRVEIRPGDRVRVLAEGFPPLENPVVDERDVAIAHSTPPHATLFALGLNYADHASELDFKPPTEPLVFIKAPNTFNGDGQTSVRPNNIEYMHYEAELVVVIGKTARKVSEAEAMDYVAGYTVCNDYAIRDYLENYYRPNLRVKSRDGLTPISPNIVPKKAIPDPHNLALRTFVNGELRQEGTTADLIFSIPYLIAYLSDFMTLQPGDMIATGTPKGLSDVVPGDEVVVEVEGVGRLVNRIVSEETAK; the protein is encoded by the coding sequence ATGAAAGGTACCGTTTTTGCCGTCGCCCTCAACCATCAAAGCCAGCGTGAAGCCTGGCGTGAGGCCTTTGAAAAAGCGCCCTACAACACGCCGCCGAAAACAGCGGTGTGGTTTATCAAACCGCATAACACGGTGATCCGCGCGGGCGAGCCGATCCCCTTCCCGCACGGGGAAACGGTATTAAGCGGCGCGACGGTGGCGCTGGTCGTGGGCAAAACCGCCAGCAAGGTGCGCGTGGAGGACGCCGCGGAGTACATCGCGGGATATGCGCTCGCCAACGAGGTGAGCCTGCCGGAAGAGAGCTTCTACCGCCCGGCCATCAAGGCCAAATGCCGGGACGGATTTTGCCCGCTCGGCGAACTTGTCGCCGTGGATAACGTGGATAACCTGACCATCATCACCGAGATCAACGGCCGCGAAGCGGACCACTGGAGCACGGCCGATCTTCAGCGCAGCGCCGCCGAACTGCTGAGCGCCCTGAGCGAGTTCGCCACCCTCAATCCCGGCGATGCGATCCTGCTCGGCACCCCGCAAAGCCGCGTGGAGATCCGCCCGGGCGATCGCGTGCGCGTTCTGGCGGAAGGTTTTCCGCCGCTGGAAAACCCGGTGGTGGATGAACGCGACGTCGCCATTGCGCACAGCACGCCGCCGCACGCCACGCTGTTTGCCCTCGGTCTGAACTATGCCGACCACGCCAGCGAGCTGGACTTCAAGCCGCCCACCGAGCCGCTGGTATTTATCAAAGCCCCGAACACCTTCAACGGCGACGGCCAGACGTCGGTGCGCCCGAACAATATCGAATACATGCACTACGAGGCGGAGCTGGTGGTGGTCATCGGTAAAACCGCGCGTAAGGTCAGCGAAGCCGAGGCGATGGACTATGTTGCGGGCTATACGGTCTGCAACGACTACGCCATCCGCGACTACCTGGAAAACTACTACCGACCGAACCTGAGGGTGAAAAGCCGGGACGGGCTGACCCCCATTTCCCCAAACATCGTGCCAAAAAAAGCCATCCCCGATCCGCACAACCTCGCCCTGCGCACCTTCGTCAACGGCGAGCTGCGCCAGGAAGGCACCACCGCCGATCTCATTTTCAGCATCCCGTACCTGATTGCGTACCTGAGCGATTTTATGACCCTGCAGCCGGGCGACATGATTGCCACCGGCACGCCGAAGGGGCTGTCCGACGTGGTGCCGGGCGATGAGGTAGTGGTGGAAGTGGAAGGCGTGGGACGCCTGGTGAACCGGATTGTCAGCGAGGAGACTGCAAAATGA
- the hpaH gene encoding 2-oxo-hept-4-ene-1,7-dioate hydratase, which yields MLDKHTHTLIAHRLHQAEQTREQIRAISLDYPEITIEDAYAVQREWVSLKIAEGRVLKGHKIGLTSKAMQASSQISEPDYGALLDDMFFHDGSDIPVDRFIVPRIEVELAFVLAKPLRGPNCTIFDVYNATDYVIPALELIDARCHNVDPETQRPRKVFDTISDNAANAGVILGGRPIKPDELDLRWISALLYRNGVIEETGVAAGVLNHPANGVAWLANKLAPYDVQLEPGQIILGGSFTRPVPASRGDTFHVDYGNMGSISCRFV from the coding sequence ATGCTCGACAAACACACCCATACCCTGATCGCCCACCGCCTGCATCAGGCGGAACAAACCCGGGAGCAGATCCGCGCGATCTCGCTGGACTACCCGGAGATCACCATTGAAGACGCCTACGCCGTTCAGCGCGAATGGGTCAGCCTGAAAATCGCCGAAGGCCGCGTGCTGAAGGGCCATAAGATCGGCCTGACCTCCAAAGCGATGCAGGCCAGCTCGCAGATTAGCGAACCGGACTACGGCGCGCTGCTGGACGACATGTTCTTCCACGACGGCAGCGACATCCCGGTCGATCGCTTCATCGTCCCGCGCATCGAAGTCGAGCTGGCCTTTGTGCTGGCAAAACCGCTGCGCGGCCCGAACTGCACCATCTTCGACGTCTACAACGCTACGGACTATGTGATCCCCGCGCTGGAGCTGATCGACGCCCGCTGTCACAACGTTGACCCGGAAACCCAGCGCCCGCGCAAGGTGTTCGATACCATCTCCGATAACGCCGCCAACGCGGGGGTGATCCTCGGCGGTCGTCCGATTAAGCCCGACGAGCTGGATCTGCGCTGGATCTCCGCCCTGCTCTACCGCAACGGCGTGATCGAAGAGACCGGCGTCGCCGCAGGCGTGCTTAACCACCCGGCGAACGGCGTGGCGTGGCTGGCGAACAAGCTGGCACCGTACGACGTGCAGCTTGAGCCCGGCCAGATTATTCTCGGCGGCTCGTTTACCCGCCCGGTGCCCGCCAGCAGAGGCGACACCTTCCACGTCGACTACGGCAACATGGGCTCCATCAGCTGCCGCTTTGTGTAA
- the hpaI gene encoding 4-hydroxy-2-oxoheptanedioate aldolase produces MQNAFKAALKAGRPQIGLWLGLTSSYSAELLAGAGFDWLLIDGEHAPNSVQTVLTQLQAIAPYPSQPVVRPSWNDPVQIKQLLDVGAQTLLVPMVQNADEARLAVRATRYPPAGIRGVGSALARASRWNRIPDYLQQANDAMCVLVQIETREALKNLPQILDVEGVDGVFIGPADLSADMGFAGNPQHPEVQAAIEQAIAQILSAGKAPGILMANEPLAKRYLELGALFVAVGVDTTLLARGAEALAARFIEQPVTSVNNNKSVY; encoded by the coding sequence ATGCAAAACGCATTCAAAGCGGCGCTGAAGGCGGGCCGTCCGCAAATCGGTTTATGGCTGGGGCTCACCAGCAGCTACAGCGCCGAGCTGCTGGCCGGGGCAGGCTTCGACTGGCTGCTGATCGACGGCGAGCACGCGCCGAACAGCGTGCAAACCGTCTTAACCCAATTACAGGCCATCGCGCCCTATCCCAGCCAGCCGGTGGTGCGCCCGTCGTGGAACGACCCGGTGCAGATCAAACAGCTGCTGGACGTGGGCGCGCAAACCCTGCTGGTGCCGATGGTGCAAAACGCCGACGAAGCGCGGCTGGCGGTACGTGCCACCCGCTACCCGCCCGCGGGCATTCGCGGGGTCGGAAGCGCCCTGGCGCGCGCCTCGCGCTGGAACCGCATCCCGGATTACCTGCAGCAGGCCAACGACGCCATGTGCGTGCTGGTGCAGATTGAAACCCGCGAGGCGCTAAAAAATCTGCCGCAGATCCTCGACGTTGAAGGCGTCGACGGCGTGTTTATCGGCCCGGCGGATCTGAGCGCCGACATGGGCTTTGCCGGCAATCCGCAGCACCCGGAGGTGCAGGCCGCCATCGAGCAGGCTATCGCGCAGATCCTCAGCGCGGGCAAAGCGCCCGGCATCCTGATGGCGAACGAGCCGCTGGCGAAACGCTACCTCGAGCTTGGCGCGCTGTTTGTCGCCGTCGGCGTCGACACCACCCTGCTCGCCCGCGGCGCCGAAGCGCTGGCGGCACGCTTTATCGAACAACCGGTTACGTCAGTTAATAACAATAAATCCGTCTACTAA
- the hpaA gene encoding 4-hydroxyphenylacetate catabolism regulatory protein HpaA: MCQSPIANIDISKEYDESLGTDDVHYQSFARMAAFFGRDMQAHRHDQYFQMHFLDTGQIELQLDDHRYSVQAPLFVLTPPSVPHAFITESDSDGHVLTVREDLIWPLLEVLYPGTREAFGLPGICLSLADRPDELAALKHYWQLIARESTEQLPGREHTLVLLAQAVFTLLLRNAKLDDHASGGMRGELKLFQRFTQLIDAHYHQHWTVPEYASELHLTESRLTDICRRFANRPPKRLIFDRQLREARRLLLFSDSAVSDIAWQLGFKDPAYFARFFNRLVGCSPSAYRAQKVPVS; encoded by the coding sequence ATGTGCCAGAGCCCTATCGCCAACATTGATATCAGCAAGGAGTACGACGAAAGTCTGGGCACCGACGATGTGCACTACCAGTCGTTCGCGCGCATGGCGGCCTTTTTTGGCCGCGACATGCAGGCGCACCGTCACGACCAGTATTTTCAGATGCACTTTCTCGATACCGGGCAGATTGAGCTCCAGCTCGACGATCACCGCTACTCGGTGCAGGCTCCGCTGTTCGTCCTCACGCCGCCGTCGGTGCCGCACGCGTTTATCACCGAATCCGACAGCGACGGACACGTGCTGACGGTGCGCGAGGATCTGATCTGGCCGCTGCTGGAGGTGCTCTACCCCGGCACGCGGGAAGCGTTTGGCCTGCCGGGGATCTGCCTCTCGCTGGCCGACAGGCCGGACGAGCTGGCGGCGCTGAAGCACTACTGGCAGCTTATCGCCCGGGAATCCACGGAACAGCTGCCGGGGCGCGAACATACTCTGGTCCTGCTGGCGCAGGCGGTGTTTACCCTGCTGCTGCGCAACGCGAAGCTCGACGACCACGCTTCGGGCGGCATGCGCGGCGAGCTGAAGCTGTTCCAGCGCTTTACCCAGCTGATAGATGCCCACTACCACCAGCACTGGACGGTGCCGGAATACGCCAGCGAGCTGCACCTGACCGAATCCCGCCTGACCGATATCTGCCGCCGCTTCGCCAACCGCCCGCCGAAGCGGCTGATCTTCGACCGCCAGCTGCGGGAAGCCAGGCGGCTGCTGCTCTTCTCCGACAGCGCGGTCAGCGACATTGCCTGGCAGCTGGGGTTTAAGGATCCGGCCTATTTTGCCCGTTTTTTTAATCGCTTAGTGGGGTGCTCGCCGAGCGCGTATCGGGCGCAGAAAGTACCGGTGTCGTAA
- the hpaB gene encoding 4-hydroxyphenylacetate 3-monooxygenase, oxygenase component: MKPEDFRADAKRPLTGEEYLKSLQDGREIYIYGERVKDVTTHPAFRNAAASIAQMYDALHKPEMQDTLCWGTDTGSGGYTHKFFRVAKSADDLRQQRDAIAEWSRLSYGWMGRTPDYKAAFGCALGANPAFYGQFEQNARNWYTRIQETGLYFNHAIVNPPIDRHKPADEVKDVYIKLEKETDAGIIVSGAKVVATNSALTHYNMIGFGSAQVMGENPDFALMFVAPMDAEGVKLISRASYEMVAGATGSPYDYPLSSRFDENDAILVMDHVLIPWENVLIYRDFDRCRRWTMEGGFARMYPLQACVRLAVKLDFITALLKKSLECTGTLEFRGVQADLGEVVAWRNMFWALSDSMCSEATPWVNGAYLPDHAALQTYRVMAPMAYAKIKNIIERNVTSGLIYLPSSARDLNNPQIDQYLAKYVRGSNGMDHVERIKILKLMWDAIGSEFGGRHELYEINYSGSQDEIRLQCLRQAQSSGNMDKMMAMVDRCMSEYDQHGWTVPHLHNNSDINMLDKLLK; encoded by the coding sequence ATGAAGCCTGAAGATTTCCGCGCTGATGCCAAACGTCCGTTAACCGGCGAAGAGTATTTAAAAAGCCTGCAGGACGGCCGTGAGATTTACATCTACGGCGAGCGCGTCAAAGATGTCACCACCCACCCGGCGTTTCGCAACGCGGCGGCCTCCATCGCACAGATGTACGACGCGCTGCACAAGCCGGAGATGCAGGACACGCTCTGCTGGGGCACCGACACCGGCAGCGGCGGCTATACCCACAAGTTCTTCCGCGTGGCGAAAAGCGCCGACGACCTGCGCCAGCAGCGCGACGCCATCGCCGAGTGGTCGCGCCTGAGCTACGGCTGGATGGGCCGCACGCCGGACTACAAAGCCGCGTTCGGCTGCGCGCTCGGAGCCAACCCGGCCTTCTACGGCCAGTTCGAACAGAACGCCCGCAACTGGTACACCCGCATTCAGGAAACCGGCCTGTACTTCAACCACGCCATCGTTAACCCGCCGATCGACCGCCACAAGCCGGCGGACGAGGTGAAAGACGTCTACATCAAGCTGGAGAAAGAGACCGACGCCGGGATTATCGTCAGCGGCGCGAAAGTGGTGGCAACCAACTCGGCGCTGACCCACTACAACATGATCGGCTTCGGCTCCGCGCAGGTGATGGGCGAAAACCCGGACTTCGCGCTGATGTTCGTCGCGCCGATGGATGCCGAAGGCGTGAAGCTGATCTCCCGCGCCTCTTACGAGATGGTGGCAGGCGCAACCGGATCCCCGTACGACTACCCGCTCTCCAGCCGCTTCGACGAGAACGACGCGATCCTGGTGATGGATCATGTGCTGATCCCGTGGGAAAACGTGCTGATCTACCGCGATTTCGACCGCTGCCGTCGCTGGACGATGGAAGGCGGCTTTGCGCGGATGTACCCGCTGCAGGCCTGCGTGCGTCTGGCGGTAAAGCTCGACTTCATCACCGCCCTGCTGAAGAAATCCCTGGAGTGCACCGGCACCCTGGAGTTCCGCGGCGTGCAGGCGGATCTCGGCGAAGTGGTGGCCTGGCGCAACATGTTCTGGGCGCTGAGCGACTCCATGTGCTCCGAAGCCACCCCGTGGGTCAACGGCGCGTATCTGCCGGATCACGCCGCGCTGCAAACCTACCGCGTGATGGCGCCGATGGCCTACGCGAAGATCAAGAACATCATCGAGCGTAACGTGACGTCCGGGCTGATCTACCTGCCGTCCAGCGCCCGGGATCTGAACAACCCGCAGATCGACCAGTATCTGGCGAAATACGTGCGCGGCTCCAACGGCATGGATCACGTCGAACGCATCAAGATTTTGAAGCTGATGTGGGACGCCATCGGCAGCGAGTTCGGCGGCCGTCACGAGCTGTACGAAATCAACTACTCCGGCAGCCAGGATGAGATCCGCCTGCAGTGTCTGCGCCAGGCGCAGAGCTCCGGCAACATGGACAAAATGATGGCGATGGTCGACCGCTGCATGTCCGAATACGACCAGCACGGCTGGACGGTGCCGCACCTGCACAACAACAGCGATATCAACATGCTCGACAAGCTGCTGAAATAG